The Gammaproteobacteria bacterium genome contains a region encoding:
- a CDS encoding helix-turn-helix transcriptional regulator, whose amino-acid sequence MPQKTTKSKAEKSANTKRRKDKPPALKLIGQRLREVRFAQGFSSQDAFAYSCGIDRAYYSALERGERDVGILKLIQIAKGLGVEVAALIPSIEALSTPDSATDEQEVGKRVAR is encoded by the coding sequence ATGCCGCAGAAAACCACAAAATCCAAAGCGGAGAAGTCCGCAAACACGAAACGACGCAAAGACAAGCCGCCTGCGCTCAAGCTGATCGGCCAACGCCTGCGGGAAGTACGCTTCGCCCAAGGATTCTCGTCGCAGGATGCGTTTGCCTACAGTTGTGGCATCGACCGGGCTTACTACAGCGCATTGGAGCGCGGCGAACGCGACGTTGGCATCCTGAAACTCATCCAGATCGCGAAAGGCCTTGGAGTCGAGGTGGCGGCCCTGATTCCCTCCATCGAAGCACTTTCGACTCCGGATAGCGCTACTGACGAGCAAGAGGTCGGCAAGCGGGTGGCTCGTTGA
- a CDS encoding PAS domain S-box protein produces MTHIPHSPLDELERLRAENQKLNVAVNHFEHLGQQLAGLIDQSPILAWIKNTAGEYCYVNERLCKLLGCSADDMLWRTGFEILPTYTALLAQEAEIAALKRSEPVESIEAFVSADGSTTHWRVLRFQVTEPPNAVFIGAIAIRQLNPT; encoded by the coding sequence ATGACGCACATCCCCCACTCTCCATTGGACGAGTTGGAGCGCCTTCGCGCGGAAAACCAGAAGCTCAATGTCGCGGTGAACCATTTCGAACATCTCGGGCAGCAACTGGCCGGCTTGATCGACCAATCTCCGATTCTCGCCTGGATCAAGAACACAGCCGGCGAGTACTGCTATGTCAACGAGCGACTGTGCAAGCTGCTGGGGTGCTCGGCGGACGACATGCTGTGGCGAACGGGTTTCGAGATCCTGCCAACATACACCGCGCTGCTAGCGCAAGAGGCGGAGATCGCAGCGCTGAAGCGTTCAGAGCCAGTAGAGTCGATCGAAGCCTTTGTGTCGGCCGATGGCTCGACCACACACTGGCGAGTGCTCCGGTTCCAGGTAACGGAGCCGCCAAACGCAGTGTTCATCGGCGCGATCGCGATTCGGCAGCTTAATCCGACTTAA
- a CDS encoding DUF4400 domain-containing protein, with translation MFTDKYRVGGLLWLVKWAAIVLVATLVADCLYVMWPYPGEARGAPAFEAMIDDEWQSSVGFAGERLPPLAYAIHDGLRAVFFEWTGLDYLVDGVSDADASKRPHALMARLVLAADTLLRTAAAGLQLFSLRLGVLALGAPFVGLVATGAAADGLVTWYWRRTGGGRESGFVFHRAKRTVAMAALGLCFAYLVPPVSVDGRIAIASFALVVAIALRLAVGHFKKYI, from the coding sequence GTGTTCACCGATAAGTATCGCGTCGGCGGCCTGCTTTGGCTGGTCAAGTGGGCTGCGATCGTGCTGGTCGCTACGCTTGTGGCGGACTGTCTCTACGTCATGTGGCCGTACCCAGGTGAAGCGCGCGGCGCCCCAGCGTTCGAAGCAATGATCGACGACGAATGGCAGTCTTCCGTCGGCTTCGCGGGCGAGCGGCTACCTCCCCTCGCCTATGCCATCCATGACGGGCTCCGCGCTGTGTTCTTCGAATGGACAGGGCTGGATTACCTGGTCGACGGCGTCAGCGATGCCGACGCATCAAAGCGACCGCACGCGCTCATGGCTCGGCTCGTTCTCGCAGCCGACACGCTGCTGAGAACCGCCGCTGCCGGCCTGCAACTGTTCAGCCTGCGGCTTGGGGTGCTCGCTCTCGGTGCACCGTTCGTTGGACTGGTTGCGACCGGCGCCGCTGCGGATGGTCTCGTGACTTGGTACTGGCGCCGAACCGGCGGAGGACGGGAATCCGGCTTCGTCTTTCATCGGGCGAAGCGCACGGTAGCCATGGCTGCACTGGGCCTGTGCTTCGCCTATCTGGTTCCACCGGTGTCGGTGGATGGCCGCATCGCGATTGCCAGCTTTGCCCTGGTCGTAGCCATTGCCCTTCGACTGGCGGTGGGGCATTTCAAGAAGTACATCTGA